The Ranitomeya imitator isolate aRanImi1 chromosome 6, aRanImi1.pri, whole genome shotgun sequence genome window below encodes:
- the LOC138642382 gene encoding uncharacterized protein — protein VVPQQFRGELLRIAHEIPLAGHLGISKTKARLSQHFYWPKMGTDVSNYCRSCVTCQRVGKAGPAIKAPLIPLPVIEEPFQRIAVDIVGPLAVPSSSGKQYILTVVDYATRYPEAVALSSTRADKVADALLAIFSRVGFPREMLTDQGTQFMSRLMEALCKRMQVKHLVSSAYHPQTNGLCERFNGTLKQMLRMLVETQGRDWERYLPHLLFAYREVPQASTGFSPFELLYGRRVRGPLGLVQIMRQEIDEMLQLGVIRRSKSAWASPVVLVPKKDRTTRFCVDYRGLNAITASDAHPMPRIEELLEKLAGADYLTIMDLSRGYWQIPLSPEAQEKSAFITPFGLYESTVMPFGMKNAPATFQRMVNRLLQGLETYAVAYLDDIAIFSSSWKEHLQHLEEVLRRIHQAGLTIKPGKCQMGKREVHYLGHRVGEGTMEPEHGNGDGLAHQGEPAEVRMEENHQVLPP, from the exons gtcgtcccccagcaattccggggtgagttgttgcggattgcccatgagatcccgctagctggacacttggggatcagcaaaactaaggcccggctgtctcaacacttctattggcctaagatggggacagatgtgtcaaactactgccgctcctgtgtcacctgtcaaagggtggggaaagcggggcctgctattaaggctcccctgatccctttgccagtgatagaggagcctttccagaggatcgcggtggacattgtgggcccgctggccgtccccagcagctctggaaagcaatatatccttactgtggtagactacgctacccggtacccagaggcagtagctctgtcgtcaactagggcagataaggtggcggatgccctgttggccatcttttcacgtgtagggtttcccagggaaatgcttactgatcaagggacccaatttatgtctcgcctaatggaggctctctgtaagagaatgcaggtgaagcacctggtatcgagtgcgtatcacccacagaccaatggcttgtgtgaacgcttcaatggtaccctcaaacagatgctacgcatgctggttgagactcaagggcgcgactgggagcggtacctcccacacctgctgttcgcttaccgagaggttccgcaggcctcgacggggttctcccccttcgagctcctgtacggcaggcgagtccggggaccccttgggttggta cagattatgcgccaagagatcgatgagatgttacagctgggggtgattcgacggtcaaagagcgcgtgggcatcacctgtagttctcgtgccaaagaaggaccggaccacccggttctgcgtggactacagggggctcaacgccatcacagcctcggatgcgcacccaatgccgcgcatcgaggagctgcttgagaagttagctggcgcagattacctaacaataatggatttgagtagaggatactggcagattcccctgagccccgaggcgcaggagaagtccgcctttatcacaccctttggactgtacgagtccacggtcatgcccttcggcatgaagaatgcccctgccactttccagcggatggtcaaccgcctgcttcagggactggagacgtacgccgtggcgtacttggatgacattgccatcttcagttcctcctggaaggaacacctgcagcatctcgaggaggtgctcaggcggattcaccaagcaggactgactatcaagccggggaagtgtcagatgggcaagagggaggttcactacctaggacaccgggtaggcgaaggcaccatggagccagagcatggcaatggtgatgggttggcccaccagggtgaacctgctgaggtgcgcatggaggagaaccatcaggtcctgcctccctag